A section of the Aminiphilus circumscriptus DSM 16581 genome encodes:
- a CDS encoding DMT family transporter, producing the protein MQEFLGWMLALGATVIWAFTPVLYRRSGEHFSVLGINAVRCIGYLATAGLYLAMTEGARALLSPPSGEQLFAIIAGGVVWLVVGDAFFFAALNRLGVAVTSAVTSAYPLLAVPVSCLFLGESFHLSLLFAAALIGGGLYLVAPREDGTEALRNRTGMFFAFAAMVCWLAGLVSCKVSANVLPVAEIEWWRALGVTGVSWLVFLLRERRFGAGSAAPSGLRGAPASAVLWTVAAGALSLTVGNLLFTGSLTAISAVVATNIVSIRPFLSALFGALLLRERLTPRLLGGIGLVVSGVAAMSF; encoded by the coding sequence ATGCAGGAATTTCTGGGATGGATGCTGGCATTGGGCGCTACGGTGATCTGGGCCTTTACGCCCGTGCTCTATCGGCGGAGCGGGGAGCATTTTTCCGTGTTGGGCATCAATGCGGTGCGCTGCATCGGCTATCTGGCCACGGCGGGACTGTATCTCGCCATGACGGAGGGGGCGCGGGCGCTTCTGTCCCCTCCCTCGGGAGAGCAGCTTTTTGCCATCATCGCCGGGGGGGTGGTGTGGCTCGTCGTGGGAGACGCCTTCTTCTTCGCGGCCCTGAACCGCCTCGGAGTGGCGGTGACCTCTGCGGTGACCTCCGCCTATCCGCTGCTCGCCGTCCCGGTGTCGTGCCTCTTTCTCGGCGAATCCTTCCATCTCTCCCTTCTCTTCGCGGCGGCGCTCATCGGCGGCGGGCTCTACCTTGTGGCGCCCCGGGAGGACGGAACGGAGGCGCTGCGCAATCGGACGGGAATGTTCTTCGCCTTCGCGGCCATGGTCTGCTGGCTTGCGGGTCTCGTCTCCTGCAAAGTGTCGGCAAACGTTCTTCCCGTGGCAGAGATCGAATGGTGGCGGGCCCTGGGAGTGACCGGCGTTTCCTGGCTCGTGTTCCTCCTTCGGGAGAGGCGTTTCGGCGCAGGTTCCGCCGCGCCCTCCGGATTGCGGGGAGCGCCCGCCTCCGCCGTGCTCTGGACTGTGGCCGCCGGAGCACTGAGCCTCACCGTAGGCAACCTGCTCTTCACGGGAAGCCTCACGGCCATCTCTGCCGTGGTCGCCACGAACATCGTTTCCATACGACCTTTCCTCTCCGCTCTCTTCGGAGCGCTGCTGCTCCGTGAGCGCCTGACTCCACGCCTTCTCGGCGGTATCGGCCTCGTCGTTTCCGGCGTCGCTGCCATGTCCTTTTGA
- a CDS encoding GNAT family N-acetyltransferase gives MHFRKLVGNKCYLSPLSVEDAEQCTAWLNDLEVVRNLSRVSAVIGLDAEREALEKIGREHNYAIVDLATEAMIGVCGFFDTDRLNGTAELGIFIGDKAYWSRGYGREAMTLLLRYGFDYLNFENVLLRVYSFNARAIESYKRVGFREMGRRRRALKRERQFFDVIYMDITPEDLSGDA, from the coding sequence ATGCATTTCCGCAAACTGGTGGGAAACAAGTGCTACCTGTCGCCTCTTTCTGTGGAGGACGCGGAACAGTGTACGGCCTGGCTCAACGATCTCGAGGTGGTGCGGAACCTTTCCAGGGTTTCCGCGGTCATCGGCCTCGATGCGGAACGGGAGGCTCTGGAGAAGATCGGCAGGGAGCACAACTACGCTATCGTCGATCTCGCCACGGAGGCCATGATCGGCGTCTGCGGCTTCTTTGACACGGACCGTCTGAACGGCACGGCGGAATTGGGTATTTTCATCGGGGACAAGGCGTACTGGTCCAGAGGGTACGGCCGCGAGGCGATGACCCTTTTGCTCCGGTACGGATTCGACTACCTCAACTTCGAAAACGTGCTGCTCCGGGTGTATTCTTTCAACGCCCGGGCCATCGAATCCTACAAAAGAGTGGGCTTCCGCGAGATGGGCCGCCGCCGGCGGGCCCTGAAACGGGAGCGGCAGTTTTTCGACGTGATCTACATGGACATCACTCCGGAGGATCTCTCCGGCGACGCATAG
- a CDS encoding isocitrate lyase/PEP mutase family protein → MRKTTLFRTLVEGPEILVLPGAHDSLTARVIEKCGFKALTAGGYSFSASLLGKPDIGLLTMTEMVHQYRNLVNAVDIPVFADADTGYGDVHNVMRAVRKYEAAGVAGLFIEDQVFPKRCGHMAGKAVIPLEEMVAEIKAAIAARQDPDLVITARTNALAVHGFDDAIRRGKAYAEAGADMIFVEAVTSEEQMRTVNREILKPTLANMIEGGKTPLKTPQELQNLGYAVVVHPCSLTYAVAGAAMRCMTELATHGTTAGCREDMMDFDEFFRFIGAPEIREREKRFF, encoded by the coding sequence GTGCGAAAGACAACCCTGTTCCGCACTCTGGTGGAGGGACCGGAAATCCTGGTGCTTCCAGGCGCCCATGACAGTCTCACCGCCCGGGTGATCGAAAAATGCGGCTTCAAGGCCCTTACCGCGGGGGGCTACAGTTTCTCCGCCTCCCTCCTCGGAAAGCCCGACATCGGGCTCCTCACCATGACGGAGATGGTACATCAGTACCGGAATCTTGTGAACGCCGTGGACATCCCTGTTTTCGCCGACGCGGACACGGGGTACGGAGACGTGCACAACGTGATGCGCGCCGTGCGTAAATACGAGGCAGCCGGCGTGGCAGGGCTCTTCATCGAGGATCAGGTTTTTCCGAAACGTTGCGGCCACATGGCCGGCAAAGCGGTCATTCCCCTGGAGGAGATGGTGGCGGAAATCAAGGCGGCCATCGCGGCGCGACAGGACCCGGATCTCGTCATCACGGCCCGCACGAACGCACTGGCGGTGCACGGTTTCGACGACGCCATCCGGAGAGGAAAAGCCTACGCCGAGGCGGGAGCGGACATGATTTTCGTCGAGGCGGTAACTTCGGAGGAACAGATGCGGACCGTGAATCGGGAGATCCTCAAGCCGACCCTGGCGAACATGATCGAGGGAGGAAAGACTCCCCTGAAAACGCCGCAGGAACTCCAGAACCTGGGCTACGCCGTGGTGGTCCATCCCTGCTCTCTCACCTATGCCGTCGCCGGGGCGGCGATGCGCTGCATGACCGAACTCGCGACCCACGGCACCACCGCGGGCTGCCGGGAGGACATGATGGATTTCGACGAGTTCTTCCGCTTCATCGGCGCACCGGAGATCCGGGAGCGGGAAAAACGCTTCTTCTGA
- a CDS encoding TRAP transporter substrate-binding protein, with the protein MKARHVSLLLAVALFSLVLVSGSFAAEIELNLGHAASVSHHYHTSSELFAKLVEEGTGGKVKINIFPANQLGSLPDMTESVRLGTQDMVLTAAPIIGNIIPEFEALYLPYLFRDYAHVTAFDGSDAAKKLEDILQEHGMVLLGWWENGFRVITNNHKPIVTPADMAGMKLRIGESKMAVNTFTLLNVNPTPITMSELFTALQLGTVDGQENPTGRALSGKYYEVQKYLSLTRHQHVYEPLVMNKAKFDSLAPEIRAALLDAGKKVAEIDRKSVSETEAGEIEELKAKGMEINEVDLPAFQEAMRPLYDQYEKERGEKWAELVRMIQNL; encoded by the coding sequence ATGAAGGCACGGCATGTTTCGCTTCTTCTCGCGGTTGCGCTCTTTTCCCTCGTCCTCGTCTCCGGCTCCTTCGCCGCGGAGATCGAACTCAATCTGGGACACGCCGCATCGGTCTCCCACCATTACCACACCTCGTCGGAACTCTTCGCGAAACTCGTGGAGGAGGGAACGGGCGGCAAGGTGAAGATCAACATCTTCCCCGCCAACCAGCTCGGCTCCCTTCCGGACATGACCGAGTCGGTCCGGCTCGGCACGCAGGACATGGTCCTCACCGCCGCCCCCATCATCGGCAACATCATCCCCGAATTCGAGGCGCTGTATCTTCCGTACCTCTTCCGGGACTACGCCCACGTGACCGCCTTTGACGGCAGCGATGCGGCGAAGAAGCTGGAGGACATCCTCCAGGAGCACGGCATGGTGCTTCTGGGATGGTGGGAGAACGGCTTCCGGGTCATCACGAACAACCACAAGCCCATCGTCACCCCCGCCGACATGGCGGGCATGAAGCTCCGCATCGGCGAATCCAAGATGGCCGTCAACACCTTCACCCTCCTGAACGTGAATCCCACGCCCATCACCATGAGCGAACTCTTCACCGCGCTCCAGCTCGGCACGGTGGACGGCCAGGAGAATCCCACCGGAAGAGCACTGAGCGGCAAATACTACGAAGTGCAGAAGTATCTCTCCCTCACGCGCCACCAGCATGTCTACGAGCCGCTGGTGATGAACAAGGCGAAGTTCGACTCCCTGGCCCCGGAAATCCGGGCGGCCCTGCTCGACGCGGGGAAGAAAGTGGCGGAGATCGACCGGAAGAGCGTCTCCGAGACCGAGGCGGGCGAGATCGAGGAACTGAAGGCGAAGGGCATGGAGATCAACGAGGTGGATCTTCCCGCCTTTCAGGAGGCCATGCGTCCGCTCTACGACCAGTACGAAAAGGAGCGGGGCGAAAAGTGGGCCGAACTGGTGCGGATGATCCAGAACCTGTAG
- a CDS encoding TRAP transporter small permease codes for MPPFQWLRQLQALLNRTTRLLLVALVATMFLVLLLQIVSRFVLFFPIPWSQELLQYLNIWMVFLGASLAVAEGAHIRIDLVRTAIPRAWGRGLTLLAHGVSLLLVSVVAWQSGILMTKTMHQSIGSFPVPMGWFYLSVLLGCSLMGLNYAVRILLVLAGVSAEGDSGSAHGHAAPPCPAADGPDHSPGGAS; via the coding sequence GTGCCGCCTTTCCAGTGGCTGCGCCAATTGCAGGCCCTGCTGAACAGGACGACCCGTCTCCTTTTGGTGGCCCTCGTGGCGACCATGTTCCTCGTGCTGCTCCTCCAGATCGTGTCCCGTTTCGTCCTTTTCTTTCCCATCCCCTGGTCCCAGGAGCTGCTGCAGTATCTCAACATCTGGATGGTCTTCCTCGGGGCTTCCCTCGCGGTGGCCGAGGGAGCCCACATTCGGATCGACCTGGTCCGGACGGCGATTCCCCGGGCCTGGGGACGCGGGCTCACCCTTCTCGCCCATGGCGTGAGCCTGCTTCTCGTGAGTGTCGTGGCATGGCAGTCGGGGATTCTGATGACGAAGACGATGCACCAGAGCATCGGTTCCTTTCCCGTTCCCATGGGGTGGTTCTACCTGAGCGTTCTTCTCGGGTGTTCTCTCATGGGCCTCAACTACGCGGTGCGCATCCTCCTCGTTCTCGCGGGCGTTTCCGCGGAGGGCGACAGCGGAAGCGCACACGGTCACGCCGCGCCGCCCTGTCCCGCAGCCGACGGGCCCGACCACTCCCCGGGAGGCGCCTCATGA
- a CDS encoding EamA family transporter, translating to MDNAVSAGKTLALRRLSVVLAGVVGLSLGGVLFTLSLRTAPVSLVTPITATSPFLTALFSFFVLREPTRAVQWAGIAFIVGGSATIGM from the coding sequence GTGGACAACGCGGTTTCCGCGGGGAAAACCCTTGCCCTGCGGCGTCTCAGCGTCGTTCTGGCAGGGGTTGTAGGGCTTTCTCTGGGAGGCGTGCTCTTCACGCTCTCGCTGCGGACAGCACCGGTGTCGCTGGTGACACCCATCACCGCCACGAGCCCGTTTCTGACGGCCCTCTTTTCCTTCTTCGTCCTGCGGGAGCCCACCCGGGCCGTGCAGTGGGCGGGCATCGCCTTCATCGTGGGAGGATCCGCCACCATCGGCATGTGA
- a CDS encoding precorrin-8X methylmutase, translated as MTFSYEQKPQAIEDASFAMIQTVLASYAVPEALLPVVIRVVHAGADFSLASLVTVGGTTVPDLAARLHRGGRLFCDVSMLAAGISRKITAACGLDPFASVHDESVAEKAAAKGITRAMAAVDMAVAQGVRLFAFGNAPTALFRLLEHAREGAPVDAVIGMPVGFVGAADSKEALLASGLPCLTLRGPRGGSNLCAAALNALLRLDAPAS; from the coding sequence ATGACTTTTTCCTACGAACAGAAACCTCAGGCAATCGAGGACGCCAGCTTCGCCATGATCCAAACGGTTCTGGCGAGCTACGCCGTTCCGGAAGCACTGCTTCCGGTGGTGATCCGCGTGGTCCACGCGGGGGCGGATTTTTCTCTCGCCTCCCTTGTGACCGTGGGAGGAACGACCGTGCCGGACCTTGCGGCGCGTCTGCACCGGGGGGGACGGCTCTTCTGCGACGTCTCCATGCTCGCTGCGGGCATCTCCAGGAAAATCACCGCCGCCTGCGGACTCGATCCCTTCGCCTCGGTACACGACGAGAGCGTCGCCGAAAAGGCCGCCGCCAAGGGCATCACCCGGGCCATGGCTGCGGTGGACATGGCCGTGGCCCAAGGGGTGCGCCTCTTTGCTTTCGGCAACGCCCCCACGGCGCTCTTCCGCCTGCTCGAACACGCCCGGGAGGGCGCACCGGTGGACGCGGTGATCGGCATGCCCGTGGGATTCGTGGGAGCCGCGGACAGCAAGGAGGCCCTTCTGGCCTCGGGGCTGCCCTGTCTGACCCTCCGTGGCCCCCGGGGCGGCTCCAACCTCTGCGCGGCGGCGCTCAACGCCCTGCTCCGTCTGGACGCTCCGGCGTCCTGA
- the cbiD gene encoding cobalt-precorrin-5B (C(1))-methyltransferase CbiD: protein MEERQGKNLRYGFTTGTAATAAALAAVRWLLGRPCRTVTVELPEGRRLPLPVAGVHSLEKGNGEGAEAWVIKDGGDDPDVTSGLAIVASVQLLDEERIEIRGGEGVGVVTKKGLPVPVGEPAINPGPRAMLVRNLAAELGPGRGAVVTVSVPEGRAVAARTYNPRLGVEGGISILGTRGIVVPMSEEALVATIFTELDVLAASGRTACCLVPGNYGEATARKLGVPAEALVKTSNFLGYSLEKLSHMGEEGKGGRIDHLLLVGQVGKLLKVAGGSLHTSSRYSDGRLETLASCAVLAGASREEVAAILEANTADEAVNALLEKPWAAETLDRVGRRIVAVLQRSCKTLRCIGVVLFILPDRIVHTSGEVAHLLATLRQNVSSEPPPEEPDGRVPCAGETAAKKTTKPADDARRPCATETDENTEEETKG, encoded by the coding sequence ATGGAGGAGAGACAGGGGAAAAATCTCCGCTACGGATTCACCACCGGCACGGCGGCCACGGCGGCGGCTCTTGCCGCCGTGCGCTGGCTCCTCGGGAGGCCCTGTCGTACCGTGACGGTGGAGCTGCCGGAGGGACGCCGTCTTCCTCTTCCCGTGGCGGGAGTGCACTCCCTGGAAAAGGGGAACGGCGAAGGCGCCGAAGCCTGGGTGATCAAGGACGGCGGCGATGACCCGGACGTCACCTCCGGGCTCGCCATCGTCGCCTCGGTGCAGCTGCTCGACGAAGAGCGCATCGAGATCCGCGGCGGCGAGGGCGTGGGCGTCGTGACGAAGAAGGGCCTTCCCGTGCCGGTAGGGGAACCGGCCATCAATCCGGGACCGCGGGCGATGTTGGTGCGGAATCTCGCCGCCGAACTCGGACCGGGGCGCGGCGCGGTGGTGACCGTCTCCGTTCCCGAGGGGCGCGCCGTGGCGGCCCGGACTTACAATCCGCGCCTCGGCGTGGAGGGGGGCATCTCCATTCTCGGCACCCGGGGCATCGTGGTGCCCATGAGCGAGGAGGCCCTTGTGGCGACCATCTTCACCGAGTTGGACGTGCTCGCCGCATCGGGGCGCACCGCCTGCTGCCTTGTCCCCGGAAACTACGGCGAGGCCACGGCCCGCAAACTTGGGGTCCCCGCGGAGGCCCTGGTGAAGACGAGCAACTTCCTGGGCTATTCCCTGGAGAAACTCTCCCACATGGGCGAGGAGGGGAAGGGCGGACGCATCGACCATCTGCTGCTGGTGGGACAGGTGGGAAAACTCCTCAAGGTGGCGGGAGGATCGCTCCACACATCGAGCCGCTACAGCGACGGGCGTCTGGAGACGCTGGCCTCCTGCGCCGTCCTCGCCGGGGCGTCCCGGGAGGAGGTGGCGGCGATCCTCGAGGCGAACACCGCCGACGAGGCGGTGAACGCCCTTTTGGAAAAACCCTGGGCGGCGGAGACACTCGACCGGGTAGGCAGACGGATCGTGGCGGTGCTGCAGCGCTCCTGCAAAACCCTGCGCTGTATCGGCGTGGTGCTCTTTATCCTGCCGGACCGGATCGTGCACACCTCCGGCGAGGTGGCACATCTTCTCGCGACTTTGAGACAGAACGTTTCCTCCGAACCTCCTCCGGAGGAACCGGACGGAAGAGTTCCATGCGCCGGCGAAACGGCGGCGAAAAAGACGACGAAACCCGCAGACGATGCGAGAAGGCCATGCGCAACGGAGACGGACGAGAACACCGAAGAAGAGACGAAAGGATGA
- a CDS encoding SH3 domain-containing protein: MTRTRSAALSGTFRDSGARHVRRARVQYSRGDISGAHIPDVSGGSGTARATALRLLVLCVLTLLCFGTDAVSAKEFPEILDLHRLPQEPLLYLSGDPATPFVDEEVQKEKAQAFLEKHFAPWKRTAPAHTVEDLLWPFKAYGNREGFGENLRLRSPNWVAAMRTNVREEAFGSLNRPAVALQETSLRLFPTDKPFFLDSDMAGEGYPFDYLQNSAVKPGEALFVSHASADGAWFFCETAYAAGWVDARHLAFVDAAFMERWQRGPWLVVCRNTVPVALFQPDDEPGTFRFTAPLGTLLPVAGDPLLGAFRFVNIPVRNENGMAAIHRGVLPEGAAAPWPLSFTGWNAARLAGEIMGEPYGWGGLLQNRDCSATTRDLLAPFGVWLPRNSAAQAKSGTRFPLEGLPVAEKKARLLAEGLPFRTLVALRGHIMLYIGSWRGEPVVLHTTWGVRTLKDGREGRHVIGKTVITTLTPGAELPDLHPSGTIGERITGFTVLF; encoded by the coding sequence ATGACGAGGACCCGATCCGCCGCTCTTTCCGGTACCTTTCGAGATTCCGGCGCCCGCCATGTTCGGCGTGCACGGGTTCAATACTCACGAGGCGACATATCCGGCGCGCACATTCCGGACGTCTCCGGCGGCTCCGGCACGGCGCGGGCAACCGCCCTGCGCCTCCTCGTTCTCTGTGTCCTCACCCTCCTGTGCTTCGGAACGGATGCAGTATCGGCCAAGGAATTTCCGGAGATCCTCGATCTGCACCGCCTTCCCCAGGAGCCGCTCCTCTATCTCTCCGGAGATCCCGCGACACCTTTCGTGGACGAGGAGGTCCAGAAAGAGAAGGCGCAGGCGTTCCTCGAAAAGCACTTCGCGCCGTGGAAACGCACCGCACCGGCCCACACGGTGGAAGACCTCCTCTGGCCCTTCAAGGCCTACGGAAATCGCGAGGGGTTCGGCGAAAACCTGCGCCTCCGCTCTCCAAACTGGGTGGCCGCCATGCGGACGAATGTCCGGGAGGAGGCCTTCGGAAGCCTTAACCGTCCCGCCGTGGCGCTCCAGGAGACATCGCTCCGCCTCTTCCCCACGGACAAGCCCTTTTTTCTCGATTCCGACATGGCCGGCGAGGGCTATCCCTTCGACTACCTCCAGAATTCGGCGGTGAAGCCCGGCGAGGCGCTCTTCGTCTCCCACGCCTCCGCCGACGGCGCCTGGTTCTTCTGCGAGACCGCCTACGCCGCTGGATGGGTGGACGCGCGGCATCTGGCCTTCGTGGACGCGGCCTTCATGGAACGCTGGCAGCGCGGCCCCTGGCTCGTGGTGTGCCGCAACACCGTCCCCGTGGCACTGTTTCAGCCCGACGACGAGCCCGGAACGTTCCGTTTCACCGCCCCCCTGGGGACACTGCTTCCCGTCGCGGGAGATCCGTTGCTCGGTGCCTTCCGCTTCGTGAACATTCCTGTGCGGAACGAAAACGGAATGGCCGCCATCCATCGGGGGGTGCTTCCCGAAGGAGCGGCGGCGCCCTGGCCCCTTTCCTTCACAGGATGGAACGCGGCGCGCCTCGCCGGAGAGATCATGGGGGAACCCTACGGTTGGGGAGGGCTGCTTCAGAACAGGGACTGTTCCGCCACGACAAGGGATCTGCTGGCCCCCTTCGGCGTATGGCTTCCCCGCAACTCCGCGGCCCAGGCGAAGAGCGGCACGCGGTTTCCCCTGGAGGGGCTTCCCGTGGCGGAAAAGAAGGCGCGCCTCCTCGCGGAGGGACTCCCTTTCCGGACGCTGGTGGCACTTCGGGGGCACATCATGCTCTACATCGGCTCCTGGAGAGGTGAACCGGTGGTCCTCCACACCACCTGGGGCGTGCGGACCCTGAAGGACGGCAGAGAAGGGCGACACGTCATCGGCAAAACGGTGATCACCACCCTCACCCCCGGCGCGGAACTTCCGGACCTGCATCCGTCGGGAACCATCGGCGAGCGGATCACGGGGTTCACGGTGCTCTTCTGA
- a CDS encoding DNA-deoxyinosine glycosylase, producing MTLLRGFPPIARSDATRLVLGSMPSETSLAKGEYYGHPRNAFWPILGALLGFDPGAPYAERCEALHRARIALWDVLACCERPGSLDADIVASSIVPNDFGTFFAAHPQIRVLYFNGSTAENAFRRHVRPRLPEPLRALPTLRLPSTSPAHAGRSFEAKRAAWSCLVE from the coding sequence ATGACGCTTCTTCGAGGCTTTCCTCCCATCGCCCGGAGCGACGCGACCCGTCTTGTCCTGGGCAGCATGCCCAGCGAGACATCCCTGGCGAAGGGCGAGTATTACGGCCATCCGCGCAACGCCTTCTGGCCGATTCTCGGAGCTCTGCTCGGTTTCGATCCCGGCGCGCCCTACGCCGAGCGTTGCGAGGCCCTTCACCGAGCCCGCATCGCCCTCTGGGACGTCCTCGCCTGCTGCGAACGGCCGGGAAGCCTCGATGCGGACATCGTGGCATCCTCCATCGTTCCCAACGACTTCGGCACCTTCTTCGCGGCCCATCCGCAGATCCGCGTCCTCTATTTCAACGGAAGCACCGCGGAAAACGCCTTCCGCCGCCACGTGCGTCCTCGTCTCCCAGAGCCGCTGAGGGCGCTCCCAACGCTGAGGCTCCCCTCCACCAGCCCGGCCCACGCGGGCCGCTCCTTCGAGGCAAAACGCGCCGCCTGGTCGTGTCTTGTGGAATAA
- a CDS encoding helix-turn-helix domain-containing protein, with amino-acid sequence MMQTKWLTVIKAAEYLKMGIYKLAQEGKLPTHKVGRQGRFDAKELDRWLKSGKLASREERR; translated from the coding sequence ATGATGCAGACCAAGTGGCTGACAGTCATTAAAGCGGCGGAATACCTGAAAATGGGTATCTATAAGCTGGCCCAAGAAGGCAAACTGCCGACGCACAAGGTCGGGCGGCAAGGGCGGTTCGATGCGAAGGAACTCGATAGGTGGCTCAAGTCCGGCAAACTGGCTTCCCGAGAGGAGCGCAGATGA
- a CDS encoding HNH endonuclease — MANEIISYLEMCRREGVTLQRGMNFGLGGNHSVILMSLRPNAPYEDEVQDGGTVLIYEGHDEPRSTRVPDPKRVDQPERSHTNTLTQNGLFYRAAQEAKAGQRPPERVRVYEKLRQGIWSYNGIFHLVDAWRQVSNGRQVFKFKLVAVEDEEDLNVPARSEAARRRVIPTHVKLEVWKRDGGRCVVCGATDELHFDHIVPYSKGGTSLVAQNIQLLCARHNMEKRDRIQ, encoded by the coding sequence ATGGCTAACGAAATCATATCTTACCTTGAAATGTGCCGCCGTGAAGGTGTCACCCTGCAGCGCGGGATGAACTTCGGCCTCGGTGGCAATCATTCGGTGATATTAATGTCGCTCCGACCCAACGCCCCTTACGAAGATGAGGTCCAGGACGGGGGCACAGTCCTGATTTACGAGGGCCATGATGAACCTCGGAGTACTCGTGTACCTGACCCGAAGCGAGTTGACCAGCCTGAGCGTAGCCATACTAACACACTCACCCAGAATGGCCTGTTCTACCGTGCGGCACAGGAAGCGAAAGCTGGTCAGCGTCCGCCGGAACGCGTTCGGGTGTATGAGAAGCTGCGACAGGGCATCTGGTCTTACAATGGTATCTTCCATCTTGTTGATGCGTGGCGACAGGTCAGTAATGGACGCCAAGTGTTCAAATTCAAGCTCGTAGCGGTGGAGGATGAGGAGGACCTGAATGTGCCGGCTCGATCCGAGGCAGCACGCCGGCGTGTTATTCCCACACATGTCAAGCTGGAGGTCTGGAAGCGGGACGGTGGACGATGCGTCGTCTGTGGGGCAACCGATGAGCTTCACTTTGATCACATCGTTCCCTACTCGAAAGGAGGCACATCCCTGGTAGCTCAAAATATTCAGTTGCTTTGCGCTCGCCACAACATGGAGAAGCGCGACCGAATACAATGA
- a CDS encoding IS5/IS1182 family transposase produces the protein MHVPPSSGNPQARKSPFEAGNLSLASRGLKLSEGTDAPATIIHAPSQAKTLEKKHDPEMHSTKKGNQCYFGMKVHVGVDKESKQVREPRHQGANVHDSTRIGELLHGSAYMGKTEEIRTKAPRAVDYTQKRATKHKKLTEEEKEKNRLLSKVRSRVEQVFSVVTGVFGFSKVHV, from the coding sequence TTGCACGTTCCGCCATCTTCTGGAAACCCACAAGCTCGCAAGAGTCCCTTCGAGGCGGGAAATCTTTCTCTCGCCTCCCGGGGCTTAAAACTCTCCGAGGGAACCGACGCGCCCGCCACAATCATCCACGCTCCCTCGCAGGCGAAAACCCTGGAGAAGAAACACGATCCGGAGATGCACTCCACGAAGAAGGGCAACCAGTGCTACTTCGGTATGAAAGTCCATGTCGGCGTGGACAAGGAAAGCAAACAGGTCCGCGAGCCTCGTCACCAAGGGGCGAACGTGCACGACTCCACCCGAATCGGTGAACTCCTGCATGGATCGGCCTACATGGGCAAAACCGAAGAGATCCGGACGAAAGCCCCGCGCGCCGTGGATTATACCCAAAAGAGAGCCACGAAGCACAAAAAACTCACCGAAGAAGAGAAAGAGAAAAACCGTCTTCTTTCAAAAGTCCGTTCGCGGGTTGAACAGGTCTTCTCCGTCGTCACAGGCGTCTTCGGATTTTCCAAGGTGCACGTGTAG